In a genomic window of Nocardia fluminea:
- the hydA gene encoding dihydropyrimidinase, with amino-acid sequence MRTFIHGGTVVSATGSQLLDVLIDDETIVAVLQPGSTALGADLAADADTVIDATGKYVIPGGVDGHTHMQLPFGGTEASDTFETGTRAAAWGGTTTIVDFAVQKPGERVQDTLAQWHGKAAGRCAIDYGFHQIIGDVNDESLKGMSELVSEGVTSFKLFMAYPGVFYSDDGQILRAMQSAGELGALMMMHAENGIAIDVLVEQALARGDTSPYFHGTSRPWQMEEEATHRAIMLAQLTGAPLYVVHVSAKQAMAQIVTARDNGQNVFAETCPQYLYLSLEEQLGAPGFEGAKWVCSTPLRSRAEGHQDELWRFIRTGDVTAVSTDHCPFCMKDQKELGVGDFSKIPNGIGGVEHRMDLLFQGVKDGRISLERWVEVCCTTPARMFGMYPRKGVISPGADADVVIYDPHGHTSIGLGKTHHMNMDHSAWEGFEIDGHVDTVLSRGRVIVDDGAYHGRAGHGRFIRRGLSQNLL; translated from the coding sequence ATGCGCACTTTCATCCACGGCGGGACGGTGGTGAGCGCCACCGGGTCCCAGCTCCTCGACGTGCTGATCGACGACGAGACGATTGTCGCTGTGCTGCAACCGGGTTCGACCGCCCTCGGCGCCGATCTGGCCGCCGACGCGGACACGGTGATCGACGCGACCGGCAAATACGTGATCCCCGGCGGCGTCGACGGGCACACGCACATGCAGCTGCCGTTCGGCGGCACCGAGGCCAGCGACACCTTCGAAACCGGGACCAGAGCCGCGGCCTGGGGCGGCACCACCACCATCGTCGACTTCGCCGTGCAGAAACCGGGCGAGCGGGTGCAGGACACCCTCGCCCAATGGCACGGCAAGGCCGCCGGGCGGTGCGCGATCGACTACGGGTTCCATCAGATCATCGGCGATGTCAACGACGAATCCCTGAAGGGGATGAGCGAACTCGTCAGCGAAGGCGTCACCAGCTTCAAGCTGTTCATGGCCTATCCCGGTGTCTTCTACTCCGACGACGGCCAGATCCTGCGCGCCATGCAGTCCGCAGGCGAGCTCGGTGCGCTGATGATGATGCACGCCGAGAACGGCATCGCTATCGACGTCCTCGTCGAACAGGCCCTCGCACGCGGCGACACCTCGCCCTACTTCCACGGCACCAGCCGTCCGTGGCAGATGGAGGAGGAGGCCACTCATCGCGCGATCATGTTGGCGCAGTTGACCGGTGCTCCGCTGTACGTGGTGCACGTATCGGCCAAACAGGCGATGGCGCAGATCGTGACCGCGCGGGACAACGGGCAGAACGTGTTCGCCGAGACCTGTCCGCAGTACCTGTACCTCTCGCTCGAGGAGCAGCTGGGCGCACCGGGTTTCGAGGGCGCCAAGTGGGTCTGCTCGACACCGCTGCGCTCGCGGGCCGAGGGCCATCAGGACGAGCTGTGGCGTTTCATCCGCACCGGTGACGTCACCGCGGTGAGCACCGACCACTGCCCGTTCTGCATGAAGGATCAGAAAGAGCTCGGCGTGGGCGATTTCAGCAAGATCCCGAACGGGATCGGCGGGGTCGAGCATCGGATGGATCTGCTGTTCCAGGGTGTCAAGGACGGGCGGATCTCGCTCGAACGATGGGTGGAGGTCTGCTGCACCACCCCGGCCAGGATGTTCGGCATGTACCCGCGCAAGGGTGTGATCAGCCCGGGTGCCGACGCCGATGTCGTGATCTACGACCCCCACGGGCACACCAGCATAGGGCTCGGCAAGACCCATCACATGAACATGGATCACTCCGCGTGGGAGGGCTTCGAGATCGACGGTCATGTCGACACGGTCCTGTCGCGCGGCCGGGTGATCGTCGACGACGGCGCGTACCACGGTCGTGCCGGGCACGGCCGGTTCATCCGGCGCGGCCTGTCACAGAACCTGCTGTAG
- a CDS encoding nitrilase-related carbon-nitrogen hydrolase, with protein MGIVRAALVQTSWTGDKESMITVHEDYAREAAAQGAQVICFQELFYGPYFCQLQDSKFYEYAESVPGPTTERIAALAAELNLVIVAPVYEREMDGLLYNTAVVIDADGSYLGKYRKHHIPQVTGFWEKFYFRPGNLGWPVFDTAVGKVGVYICYDRHFPEGWRALGLAGAEIVFNPSATSRGLSGYLWKLEQPASAVANEYYVGAINRVGIESDYGDNDFYGTSYFVDPEGKFVGEVASDTSPELVVRDLDMDLIKIVRERWAFYRDRRPDAYGPMVNP; from the coding sequence ATGGGAATCGTCAGAGCGGCGCTCGTCCAGACCAGCTGGACTGGTGACAAAGAATCAATGATCACAGTGCACGAGGACTACGCCCGGGAGGCCGCGGCGCAGGGCGCGCAGGTGATCTGCTTCCAGGAGTTGTTCTACGGCCCGTATTTCTGCCAGCTGCAGGACAGCAAGTTCTACGAATACGCCGAGTCGGTACCGGGCCCGACCACCGAGCGGATCGCCGCTCTGGCCGCCGAATTGAACTTGGTGATCGTGGCGCCGGTGTACGAGCGCGAGATGGACGGGCTGCTCTACAACACGGCGGTGGTGATCGACGCCGATGGGTCCTATCTGGGCAAATACCGCAAACATCACATACCGCAGGTGACCGGCTTCTGGGAGAAGTTCTACTTCCGGCCGGGCAATCTCGGGTGGCCGGTATTCGACACCGCGGTGGGCAAGGTCGGCGTCTATATCTGTTACGACCGCCATTTTCCGGAGGGCTGGCGGGCGCTCGGCCTCGCGGGCGCGGAAATCGTGTTCAATCCGTCGGCGACGTCGCGAGGGCTTTCCGGTTATCTGTGGAAACTCGAGCAACCCGCCTCGGCGGTGGCCAACGAGTATTACGTCGGCGCGATCAACCGCGTCGGAATCGAGAGCGATTACGGCGACAACGACTTCTACGGTACGAGCTATTTCGTGGACCCCGAAGGGAAGTTCGTCGGCGAGGTCGCCTCCGATACTTCGCCGGAATTGGTTGTCCGTGATCTCGATATGGATCTGATCAAGATCGTTCGCGAGCGCTGGGCGTTCTATCGCGATCGTCGCCCTGATGCCTACGGACCGATGGTGAACCCCTGA